In Dama dama isolate Ldn47 chromosome 9, ASM3311817v1, whole genome shotgun sequence, the following proteins share a genomic window:
- the KEAP1 gene encoding kelch-like ECH-associated protein 1: protein MQPEPRPSGPGAHTQFLPLRSQRPEGAGDTVMYASTECKAEVTPSQHGNRTFSYTLEDHTKQAFGIMNELRLSQQLCDVTLQVKYQDAPAAQFMAHKVVLASSSPVFKAMFTNGLREQGMEVVSIEGIHPKVMERLIEFAYTASISMGEKCVLHVMNGAVMYQIDSVVRACSDFLVQQLDPSNAIGIANFAEQIGCTELHQRAREYIYMHFGEVAKQEEFFNLSHCQLATLISRDDLNVRCESEVFHACINWVKYDCEQRRFYVQALLRAVRCHSLTPHFLQMQLQKCEILQSDSRCKDYLVKIFQELTLHKPTQVMPCRAPKVGRLIYTAGGYFRQSLSYLEAYNPSDGTWLRLADLQVPRSGLAGCVVGGLLYAVGGRNNSPDGNTDSSALDCYNPMTNQWSPCASMSVPRNRIGVGVIDGHIYAVGGSHGCIHHNSVERYEPEGDEWHLVAPMLTRRIGVGVAVLNRLLYAVGGFDGTNRLNSAECYYPERNEWRMITPMNTIRSGAGVCVLHNCIYAAGGYDGQDQLNSVERYDVETETWTFVAPMKHRRSALGITVHQGRIYVLGGYDGHTFLDSVECYDPDADTWSEVTRMTSGRSGVGVAVTMEPCRKQIDQQNCTC, encoded by the exons ATGCAGCCGGAACCCAGGCCTAGCGGGCCCGGGGCCCATACCCAATTCCTGCCCCTGAGATCACAGCGCCCCGAGGGGGCAGGGGACACGGTGATGTACGCCTCCACCGAGTGCAAGGCCGAGGTGACGCCCTCCCAGCATGGCAACCGCACCTTCAGCTATACCCTGGAGGACCACACCAAGCAGGCCTTTGGCATCATGAACGAACTGCGGCTCAGCCAGCAGCTATGCGACGTGACGCTGCAGGTCAAGTACCAGGACGCGCCCGCCGCCCAGTTCATGGCCCACAAGGTGGTGCTGGCCTCGTCTAGCCCCGTCTTCAAGGCCATGTTCACCAACGGGCTGCGGGAACAGGGCATGGAGGTGGTGTCCATCGAGGGCATCCACCCAAAGGTCATGGAGCGGCTCATTGAGTTCGCCTACACCGCGTCCATTTCCATGGGGGAGAAGTGTGTGCTCCATGTCATGAACGGTGCTGTCATGTACCAGATCGACAGCGTGGTCCGCGCCTGCAGCGACTTCCTGGTGCAGCAGCTGGATCCCAGCAACGCCATCGGCATCGCCAACTTTGCCGAGCAGATTGGCTGTACAGAGCTGCACCAGCGTGCCCGGGAATACATCTACATGCACTTCGGGGAG GTGGCCAAACAAGAGGAGTTCTTCAACCTGTCCCACTGCCAGCTGGCGACCCTCATCAGCCGGGATGACCTGAATGTGCGCTGCGAGTCCGAGGTCTTCCACGCCTGCATCAACTGGGTCAAATATGACTGCGAGCAGCGGCGCTTCTACGTGCAGGCGCTGCTGCGGGCGGTGCGCTGCCACTCACTCACGCCCCACTTCCTGCAGATGCAGCTGCAGAAGTGTGAGATCCTGCAGTCGGACTCCCGCTGCAAGGACTACCTGGTCAAGATCTTCCAGGAGCTCACCCTGCACAAGCCCACGCAGGTGATGCCCTGCCGGGCACCCAAGGTGGGCCGCCTCATCTACACGGCCGGCGGCTACTTCCGCCAGTCGCTCAGCTACCTGGAGGCCTACAACCCCAGCGATGGCACCTGGCTCCGGCTGGCGGATCTGCAGGTGCCCCGGAGCGGCCTGGCGGGCTGTGTGGTGGGCGGGCTGCTGTACGCCGTGGGCGGCCGCAACAACTCGCCCGATGGGAACACCGACTCTAGCGCCCTGGACTGCTACAACCCCATGACCAACCAGTGGTCGCCCTGCGCCTCCATGAGCGTGCCCCGCAACCGAATCGGGGTGGGCGTCATCGACGGGCACATCTATGCTGTTGGCGGCTCCCACGGCTGTATCCACCACAACAGTGTGGAGAG GTATGAGCCGGAGGGGGACGAGTGGCACTTGGTGGCCCCAATGCTGACACGAAGGATCGGGGTGGGAGTGGCTGTCCTCAACCGTCTGCTCTACGCGGTCGGGGGCTTCGACGGGACAAACCGCCTCAACTCAGCCGAGTGTTACTACCCAGAGAGAAACGAGTGGCGGATGATCACACCCATGAACACCATCCGGAGCGGAGCAG GAGTCTGCGTCCTGCACAACTGTATCTATGCTGCGGGGGGCTATGACGGTCAGGACCAGCTCAACAGCGTGGAGCGCTACGACGTAGAGACAGAAACGTGGACGTTCGTGGCCCCCATGAAGCATCGGCGAAGCGCCCTGGGCATCACCGTACACCAGGGAAGGATCTACGTTCTTG GGGGCTATGACGGTCACACATTCTTGGACAGCGTGGAGTGCTATGATCCAGACGCGGACACCTGGAGCGAGGTGACCCGGATGACCTCTGGCCGGAGTGGGGTGGGCGTGGCCGTCACCATGGAACCCTGCCGGAAGCAGATTGACCAGCAGAACTGTACCTGTTGA
- the S1PR5 gene encoding sphingosine 1-phosphate receptor 5, which produces MEPRLLRAAQESEVIVQHYNYTGKLRGARYQPGAGLRADAVVCLVVCALIVLENLAVLVVLGRHPRFHAPMFLLLGSLTLSDLLAGAAYAANILLSGPLTLRLSPALWFAREGGVFVALSASVLSLLAIALERLLTMERRGPAPAARRGRTLALAAASWGLSLLLGLLPALGWNCLGRLEACSTVLPLYAKAYVLFCVLAFLGILAAICALYARIYCQVRSKARRLRAHPRTGEGASMRARHTPRSLALLRTLSVVLVAFVACWGPLFLLLLLDVACPARACPVLLQADPFLGLAMANSLLNPLIYTFTNRDLRYALLRLVCCSRGPCCRDPGASRRSGSAPGASGDLHRWLPPGLDGSSSRSERFSPQRDGLETSGSTGCPGAPTVAGTLVTPPATD; this is translated from the coding sequence ATGGAGCCGAGGCTGCTGCGGGCCGCGCAGGAGAGCGAGGTCATCGTCCAGCATTACAACTACACCGGCAAGCTCCGCGGTGCGCGCTACCAGCCTGGCGCGGGGCTGCGTGCAGACGCCGTCGTGTGCCTGGTCGTGTGCGCGCTCATCGTGTTGGAGAACTTAGCCGTGCTGGTCGTGCTCGGACGCCACCCGCGCTTCCATGCGCCCATGTTCCTGCTTCTGGGCAGCCTCACGCTGTCCGACCTGCTGGCCGGCGCCGCCTATGCCGCCAACATCCTGCTGTCGGGACCGCTCACGCTGCGTTTGTCGCCCGCGCTCTGGTTCGCTCGTGAGGGCGGCGTCTTCGTGGCGCTCTCCGCTTCCGTGCTGAGCCTCTTGGCCATTGCACTCGAGCGCCTGCTCACCATGGAGCGTCGGGGACCCGCGCCCGCCGCCCGTCGGGGGCGCACGTTGGCTCTGGCGGCCGCCTCCTGGGGCTTGTCGCTGCTCCTCGGACTACTGCCGGCGCTCGGCTGGAATTGTCTGGGTCGTCTGGAGGCCTGCTCAACGGTCCTGCCGCTCTACGCCAAGGCCTACGTGCTCTTCTGCGTGCTCGCCTTTCTTGGCATCCTGGCTGCCATCTGTGCGCTCTACGCGCGGATCTACTGCCAGGTGCGTTCCAAAGCGCGGCGCCTACGGGCGCACCCCAGGACTGGCGAGGGCGCCTCGATGCGCGCCCGCCACACACCGCGCTCCTTGGCGCTGTTGCGCACGCTCAGCGTGGTGCTCGTGGCCTTCGTGGCTTGTTGGGGCCCCCTCTTCCTGCTGCTCTTGCTGGATGTGGCGTGCCCGGCGCGCGCCTGCCCTGTGCTCCTGCAAGCGGACCCCTTCCTGGGCCTGGCCATGGCCAACTCGCTCCTGAACCCGCTTATCTACACGTTCACCAACCGCGACCTGCGTTACGCGCTCCTACGCCTCGTCTGCTGCAGCCGGGGGCCCTGCTGCCGAGACCCAGGTGCCTCCCGGCGGTCCGGGAGCGCCCCTGGGGCTTCGGGCGACCTGCACCGCTGGCTGCCTCCCGGCCTGGATGGGAGCTCCAGCCGCTCCGAGCGCTTCTCGCCCCAGCGGGATGGGTTAGAGACCAGCGGTTCCACCGGCTGCCCTGGCGCACCCACGGTCGCTGGGACCCTGGTAACCCCACCAGCTACAGACTGA